The Phoenix dactylifera cultivar Barhee BC4 chromosome 12, palm_55x_up_171113_PBpolish2nd_filt_p, whole genome shotgun sequence genome has a window encoding:
- the LOC103715057 gene encoding 26S proteasome non-ATPase regulatory subunit 7 homolog A-like, with protein MDVVKAQQISGRAIEKVIVHPLVLLSIVDNYNRVARDTRKRVIGVLLGSSFRGTVDVTNSYAVPFEEDEKDPSIWFLDHNYHESMFAMFKRINAKEHVVGWYSTGPKLRENDLDVHALFNDYVLNPVLVIIDVQPKELGIPTKAYYAVEEVKENATQKSQKVFVHVPSEIAAHEVEEIGVEHLLRDVKDTTISTLATEVTSKLAALKGLDARLREIQGYLDLVIDGRLPLNHEILYHLQDVFNLLPNLNVNELIKAFAVKTNDMMLVIYLSSLIRSVIALHNLINNKMLNKEHEKAEDSKATFVSSAAGC; from the exons ATGGACGTGGTGAAGGCGCAGCAGATATCGGGGCGGGCGATCGAGAAGGTGATCGTGCACCCGCTGGTCCTGCTGAGCATCGTCGACAACTACAACCGGGTGGCCCGCGATACCCGCAAGCGCGTCATCGGCGTCCTCCTTGGCTCCTCCTTCCGCGGCACCGTCGACGTCACCAACAGCTACGCTG TGCCTTTTGAAGAAGATGAGAAAGATCCAAGCATCTGGTTTCTTGACCATAATTACCATGAATCAATGTTTGCCATGTTCAAAAGGATAAATG CAAAGGAACACGTTGTTGGTTGGTATAGCACAGGCCCAAAACTACGGGAAAACGATTTGGATGTTCATGCATTGTTCAATGA TTATGTTCTCAATCCTGTATTGGTGATCATCGATGTCCAGCCGAAAGAGCTGGGAATACCTACCAAAGCATACTATGCTGTTGAAGAGGTGAAAGAG AACGCCACTCAGAAAAGTCAGAAGGTGTTTGTGCATGTGCCTTCAGAAATAGCTGCTCATGAAGTTGAGGAAATTG GAGTTGAACACTTACTGAGGGATGTGAAGGATACAACCATCAGCACCCTTGCAAcagaa GTTACTAGCAAACTTGCAGCCTTGAAGGGGCTGGATGCAAGACTCCGAGAGATACAAGGTTATCTAGATCTTGTAATTGATGGAAGGCTTCCGCTAAATCATGAAATTTTGTACCATTTGCAG GATGTATTCAATCTGCTTCCCAACCTTAATGTGAATGAATTAATCAAGGCTTTTGCAG TAAAAACAAATGATATGATGCTGGTTATATACCTTTCTTCCCTCATTCGGAGCGTCATTGCACTTCACAACTTGATAAACaacaaa ATGCTGAACAAGGAACATGAGAAGGCCGAAGACTCAAAGGCCACCTTTGTATCGAGTGCAGCAGGATGCTAG
- the LOC103715056 gene encoding imidazole glycerol phosphate synthase hisHF, chloroplastic isoform X2 translates to MEAPPLSSSGVASHLRSPLLPRLSNTGGTWNPRKPCSKSKKHLSIRASSQDSTVTLLDYGAGNVRSVRNAIRYLGFDIKDVQKPEDILSANRLVFPGVGAFAAAMEVLNQNGMADALCMYIEKDRPFLGICLGLQLLFESSEENGPVKGLGLIPGVVGRFDSSSGLRVPHIGWNTVQITKDSGILDDIEGQHVYFVHSYRVLPSDANKDWISSTCNYGESFISSITRGNIHAVQFHPEKSGDVGLSILRKFLNTSSSKTKKLACGKASKLAKRVISCLDVRTNDKGDLVVTKGDQYDVREHRDGDEVRNLGKPVELAGQYYKDGADEVSFLNITGFRDFPLGDLPMLQVLRCTSENVFVPLTVGGGIRDFTDGSGRHYSSLEVASEYFRSGADKISIGSDAVLTAEEYLRTGVKTGKSSLEQISRVYGNQAVVVSIDPRRMYVRSPDDVEFKTVKVTTPGPFGEEYAWYQCTVSGGREGRPIGAYELAKAVEELGAGEILLNCIDCDGQGQGFDIDLIKLISEAVTIPVIASSGAGAVEHFSEVFKKTSASAALAAGIFHRKEVPILSVKEHLLQEGIEVRIPWT, encoded by the exons ATGGAGGCGCCGCCACTCTCCTCCTCCGGGGTTGCTTCTCACCTTCGATCTCCCCTTCTTCCTCGTCTTTCTAACACCGGCGGAACGTGGAATCCGAGAAAGCCCTGTTCCAAATCCAAGAAGCACCTCTCCATCCGCGCTTCCTCCCAAGATTCGA CGGTCACCCTGTTGGATTACGGTGCTGGAAATGTCCGGAGCGTGCGTAACGCCATCCGGTATCTGGGGTTCGATATCAAAGAT GTGCAAAAACCAGAAGACATTCTTAGTGCAAACCGCCTTGTTTTTCCTGGGGTTGGTGCGTTTGCTGCAGCAATGGAAGTGTTAAATCAAAATGg GATGGCTGACGCACTCTGTATGTACATAGAGAAGGACCGCCCCTTTTTAGGTATTTGTCTTGGGCTTCAATTGCTTTTTGAGTCCAGCGAGGAGAATGGTCCAG TTAAAGGTCTTGGCTTGATACCTGGTGTGGTTGGACGTTTTGACTCTTCAAGTGGTCTCAGAGTACCTCATATTGGCTGGAACACTGTGCAAATTACCAAAGACTCTGGAATTTTGGATGACATTGAAGGCCAACATGTCTATTTTGTTCACTCATATCGTGTTCTGCCT TCAGATGCCAATAAAGATTGGATCtcatcaacatgcaactatGGTGAAAGCTTTATTTCTTCTATAACAAGGGGGAATATTCATGCAGTCCAGTTTCACCCGGAAAAGAGTGGAG ATGTTGGGCTTTCCATATTGAGAAAGTTTCTCAATACATCATCTTCAAAGACAAAA AAATTGGCTTGTGGAAAAGCATCAAAACTTGCAAAGAGA GTTATTTCATGCCTTGATGTGAGGACGAACGATAAAGGGGATCTTGTAGTAACCAAAGGAGACCAATATGATGTAAGAGAGCATAGAGATGGAGATGAG GTGAGAAACCTTGGCAAGCCAGTGGAGCTTGCAGGTCAGTATTATAAGGATGGCGCTGATGAG GTTAGTTTTTTAAATATAACAGGCTTCCGTGACTTTCCTTTGGGAGATTTGCCAATGTTACAG GTGCTACGCTGCACATCGGAAAATGTTTTTGTACCACTAACAGTTGGTGGTGGTATAAGAGACTTCACAGATGGAAGTGGAAG GCACTATTCGAGCTTGGAAGTGGCATCAGAATACTTCAGGTCTGGTGCAGATAAGATTTCAATTGGAAGTGATGCAGTTTTAACTGCAGAAGAATATTTAAGAACTGGA GTGAAGACTGGAAAGAGCAGCTTAGAACAAATTTCACGTGTCTATGGAAATCAG GCAGTAGTCGTAAGTATTGATCCTCGCAGAATGTATGTCAGGAGCCCTGATGATGTTGAATTTAAGACTGTAAAAGTGACAACTCCAG GTCCATTTGGAGAAGAATATGCATGGTACCAGTGCACA GTCAGTGGTGGACGTGAAGGTCGACCCATTGGAGCTTATGAGCTTGCAAAAGCTGTTGAAGAACTTGGAGCTGGGGAAATACTACTAAATTGCATTGATTGTGATG GTCAGGGTCAAGGGTTTGATATAGACCTGATCAAGCTGATATCAGAGGCTGTCACAATTCCTGTCATTGCAAGCAGTGGTGCTGGTGCCGTTGAACATTTCTCTGaggtttttaagaaaacaagtgCTTCAGCTGCTCTTGCTGCTGGTATTTTCCATCGCAAGGAG GTCCCCATTTTATCAGTGAAAGAGCATTTGTTGCAAGAAGGTATTGAGGTCAGAATACCATGGACATGA
- the LOC103715056 gene encoding imidazole glycerol phosphate synthase hisHF, chloroplastic isoform X3, which translates to MEAPPLSSSGVASHLRSPLLPRLSNTGGTWNPRKPCSKSKKHLSIRASSQDSTVTLLDYGAGNVRSVRNAIRYLGFDIKDVQKPEDILSANRLVFPGVGAFAAAMEVLNQNGMADALCMYIEKDRPFLGICLGLQLLFESSEENGPVKGLGLIPGVVGRFDSSSGLRVPHIGWNTVQITKDSGILDDIEGQHVYFVHSYRVLPSDANKDWISSTCNYGESFISSITRGNIHAVQFHPEKSGDVGLSILRKFLNTSSSKTKKLACGKASKLAKRVISCLDVRTNDKGDLVVTKGDQYDVREHRDGDEVRNLGKPVELAGQYYKDGADEVSFLNITGFRDFPLGDLPMLQVLRCTSENVFVPLTVGGGIRDFTDGSGRHYSSLEVASEYFRSGADKISIGSDAVLTAEEYLRTGVKTGKSSLEQISRVYGNQAVVVSIDPRRMYVRSPDDVEFKTVKVTTPGPFGEEYAWYQCTVSGGREGRPIGAYELAKAVEELGAGEILLNCIDCDGQGQGFDIDLIKLISEAVTIPVIASSGAGAVEHFSEVFKKTSASAALAAGIFHRKETLSKLKQEAVQINLELV; encoded by the exons ATGGAGGCGCCGCCACTCTCCTCCTCCGGGGTTGCTTCTCACCTTCGATCTCCCCTTCTTCCTCGTCTTTCTAACACCGGCGGAACGTGGAATCCGAGAAAGCCCTGTTCCAAATCCAAGAAGCACCTCTCCATCCGCGCTTCCTCCCAAGATTCGA CGGTCACCCTGTTGGATTACGGTGCTGGAAATGTCCGGAGCGTGCGTAACGCCATCCGGTATCTGGGGTTCGATATCAAAGAT GTGCAAAAACCAGAAGACATTCTTAGTGCAAACCGCCTTGTTTTTCCTGGGGTTGGTGCGTTTGCTGCAGCAATGGAAGTGTTAAATCAAAATGg GATGGCTGACGCACTCTGTATGTACATAGAGAAGGACCGCCCCTTTTTAGGTATTTGTCTTGGGCTTCAATTGCTTTTTGAGTCCAGCGAGGAGAATGGTCCAG TTAAAGGTCTTGGCTTGATACCTGGTGTGGTTGGACGTTTTGACTCTTCAAGTGGTCTCAGAGTACCTCATATTGGCTGGAACACTGTGCAAATTACCAAAGACTCTGGAATTTTGGATGACATTGAAGGCCAACATGTCTATTTTGTTCACTCATATCGTGTTCTGCCT TCAGATGCCAATAAAGATTGGATCtcatcaacatgcaactatGGTGAAAGCTTTATTTCTTCTATAACAAGGGGGAATATTCATGCAGTCCAGTTTCACCCGGAAAAGAGTGGAG ATGTTGGGCTTTCCATATTGAGAAAGTTTCTCAATACATCATCTTCAAAGACAAAA AAATTGGCTTGTGGAAAAGCATCAAAACTTGCAAAGAGA GTTATTTCATGCCTTGATGTGAGGACGAACGATAAAGGGGATCTTGTAGTAACCAAAGGAGACCAATATGATGTAAGAGAGCATAGAGATGGAGATGAG GTGAGAAACCTTGGCAAGCCAGTGGAGCTTGCAGGTCAGTATTATAAGGATGGCGCTGATGAG GTTAGTTTTTTAAATATAACAGGCTTCCGTGACTTTCCTTTGGGAGATTTGCCAATGTTACAG GTGCTACGCTGCACATCGGAAAATGTTTTTGTACCACTAACAGTTGGTGGTGGTATAAGAGACTTCACAGATGGAAGTGGAAG GCACTATTCGAGCTTGGAAGTGGCATCAGAATACTTCAGGTCTGGTGCAGATAAGATTTCAATTGGAAGTGATGCAGTTTTAACTGCAGAAGAATATTTAAGAACTGGA GTGAAGACTGGAAAGAGCAGCTTAGAACAAATTTCACGTGTCTATGGAAATCAG GCAGTAGTCGTAAGTATTGATCCTCGCAGAATGTATGTCAGGAGCCCTGATGATGTTGAATTTAAGACTGTAAAAGTGACAACTCCAG GTCCATTTGGAGAAGAATATGCATGGTACCAGTGCACA GTCAGTGGTGGACGTGAAGGTCGACCCATTGGAGCTTATGAGCTTGCAAAAGCTGTTGAAGAACTTGGAGCTGGGGAAATACTACTAAATTGCATTGATTGTGATG GTCAGGGTCAAGGGTTTGATATAGACCTGATCAAGCTGATATCAGAGGCTGTCACAATTCCTGTCATTGCAAGCAGTGGTGCTGGTGCCGTTGAACATTTCTCTGaggtttttaagaaaacaagtgCTTCAGCTGCTCTTGCTGCTGGTATTTTCCATCGCAAGGAG ACCCTTTCCAAATTGAAACAGGAAGCGGTACAAATTAATTTGGAACTTGTATGA
- the LOC103715056 gene encoding imidazole glycerol phosphate synthase hisHF, chloroplastic isoform X4 has translation MEAPPLSSSGVASHLRSPLLPRLSNTGGTWNPRKPCSKSKKHLSIRASSQDSTVTLLDYGAGNVRSVRNAIRYLGFDIKDVQKPEDILSANRLVFPGVGAFAAAMEVLNQNGMADALCMYIEKDRPFLGICLGLQLLFESSEENGPVKGLGLIPGVVGRFDSSSGLRVPHIGWNTVQITKDSGILDDIEGQHVYFVHSYRVLPSDANKDWISSTCNYGESFISSITRGNIHAVQFHPEKSGDVGLSILRKFLNTSSSKTKKLACGKASKLAKRVISCLDVRTNDKGDLVVTKGDQYDVREHRDGDEVRNLGKPVELAGQYYKDGADEVSFLNITGFRDFPLGDLPMLQVLRCTSENVFVPLTVGGGIRDFTDGSGRHYSSLEVASEYFRSGADKISIGSDAVLTAEEYLRTGVKTGKSSLEQISRVYGNQAVVVSIDPRRMYVRSPDDVEFKTVKVTTPGPFGEEYAWYQCTVSGGREGRPIGAYELAKAVEELGAGEILLNCIDCDGQGQGFDIDLIKLISEAVTIPVIASSGAGAVEHFSEVFKKTSASAALAAGIFHRKEEAVQINLELV, from the exons ATGGAGGCGCCGCCACTCTCCTCCTCCGGGGTTGCTTCTCACCTTCGATCTCCCCTTCTTCCTCGTCTTTCTAACACCGGCGGAACGTGGAATCCGAGAAAGCCCTGTTCCAAATCCAAGAAGCACCTCTCCATCCGCGCTTCCTCCCAAGATTCGA CGGTCACCCTGTTGGATTACGGTGCTGGAAATGTCCGGAGCGTGCGTAACGCCATCCGGTATCTGGGGTTCGATATCAAAGAT GTGCAAAAACCAGAAGACATTCTTAGTGCAAACCGCCTTGTTTTTCCTGGGGTTGGTGCGTTTGCTGCAGCAATGGAAGTGTTAAATCAAAATGg GATGGCTGACGCACTCTGTATGTACATAGAGAAGGACCGCCCCTTTTTAGGTATTTGTCTTGGGCTTCAATTGCTTTTTGAGTCCAGCGAGGAGAATGGTCCAG TTAAAGGTCTTGGCTTGATACCTGGTGTGGTTGGACGTTTTGACTCTTCAAGTGGTCTCAGAGTACCTCATATTGGCTGGAACACTGTGCAAATTACCAAAGACTCTGGAATTTTGGATGACATTGAAGGCCAACATGTCTATTTTGTTCACTCATATCGTGTTCTGCCT TCAGATGCCAATAAAGATTGGATCtcatcaacatgcaactatGGTGAAAGCTTTATTTCTTCTATAACAAGGGGGAATATTCATGCAGTCCAGTTTCACCCGGAAAAGAGTGGAG ATGTTGGGCTTTCCATATTGAGAAAGTTTCTCAATACATCATCTTCAAAGACAAAA AAATTGGCTTGTGGAAAAGCATCAAAACTTGCAAAGAGA GTTATTTCATGCCTTGATGTGAGGACGAACGATAAAGGGGATCTTGTAGTAACCAAAGGAGACCAATATGATGTAAGAGAGCATAGAGATGGAGATGAG GTGAGAAACCTTGGCAAGCCAGTGGAGCTTGCAGGTCAGTATTATAAGGATGGCGCTGATGAG GTTAGTTTTTTAAATATAACAGGCTTCCGTGACTTTCCTTTGGGAGATTTGCCAATGTTACAG GTGCTACGCTGCACATCGGAAAATGTTTTTGTACCACTAACAGTTGGTGGTGGTATAAGAGACTTCACAGATGGAAGTGGAAG GCACTATTCGAGCTTGGAAGTGGCATCAGAATACTTCAGGTCTGGTGCAGATAAGATTTCAATTGGAAGTGATGCAGTTTTAACTGCAGAAGAATATTTAAGAACTGGA GTGAAGACTGGAAAGAGCAGCTTAGAACAAATTTCACGTGTCTATGGAAATCAG GCAGTAGTCGTAAGTATTGATCCTCGCAGAATGTATGTCAGGAGCCCTGATGATGTTGAATTTAAGACTGTAAAAGTGACAACTCCAG GTCCATTTGGAGAAGAATATGCATGGTACCAGTGCACA GTCAGTGGTGGACGTGAAGGTCGACCCATTGGAGCTTATGAGCTTGCAAAAGCTGTTGAAGAACTTGGAGCTGGGGAAATACTACTAAATTGCATTGATTGTGATG GTCAGGGTCAAGGGTTTGATATAGACCTGATCAAGCTGATATCAGAGGCTGTCACAATTCCTGTCATTGCAAGCAGTGGTGCTGGTGCCGTTGAACATTTCTCTGaggtttttaagaaaacaagtgCTTCAGCTGCTCTTGCTGCTGGTATTTTCCATCGCAAGGAG GAAGCGGTACAAATTAATTTGGAACTTGTATGA
- the LOC103715056 gene encoding imidazole glycerol phosphate synthase hisHF, chloroplastic isoform X1, which yields MEAPPLSSSGVASHLRSPLLPRLSNTGGTWNPRKPCSKSKKHLSIRASSQDSTVTLLDYGAGNVRSVRNAIRYLGFDIKDVQKPEDILSANRLVFPGVGAFAAAMEVLNQNGMADALCMYIEKDRPFLGICLGLQLLFESSEENGPVKGLGLIPGVVGRFDSSSGLRVPHIGWNTVQITKDSGILDDIEGQHVYFVHSYRVLPSDANKDWISSTCNYGESFISSITRGNIHAVQFHPEKSGDVGLSILRKFLNTSSSKTKKLACGKASKLAKRVISCLDVRTNDKGDLVVTKGDQYDVREHRDGDEVRNLGKPVELAGQYYKDGADEVSFLNITGFRDFPLGDLPMLQVLRCTSENVFVPLTVGGGIRDFTDGSGRHYSSLEVASEYFRSGADKISIGSDAVLTAEEYLRTGVKTGKSSLEQISRVYGNQAVVVSIDPRRMYVRSPDDVEFKTVKVTTPGPFGEEYAWYQCTVSGGREGRPIGAYELAKAVEELGAGEILLNCIDCDGQGQGFDIDLIKLISEAVTIPVIASSGAGAVEHFSEVFKKTSASAALAAGIFHRKEKPWWNWLADGQVCWKIFVLLHAL from the exons ATGGAGGCGCCGCCACTCTCCTCCTCCGGGGTTGCTTCTCACCTTCGATCTCCCCTTCTTCCTCGTCTTTCTAACACCGGCGGAACGTGGAATCCGAGAAAGCCCTGTTCCAAATCCAAGAAGCACCTCTCCATCCGCGCTTCCTCCCAAGATTCGA CGGTCACCCTGTTGGATTACGGTGCTGGAAATGTCCGGAGCGTGCGTAACGCCATCCGGTATCTGGGGTTCGATATCAAAGAT GTGCAAAAACCAGAAGACATTCTTAGTGCAAACCGCCTTGTTTTTCCTGGGGTTGGTGCGTTTGCTGCAGCAATGGAAGTGTTAAATCAAAATGg GATGGCTGACGCACTCTGTATGTACATAGAGAAGGACCGCCCCTTTTTAGGTATTTGTCTTGGGCTTCAATTGCTTTTTGAGTCCAGCGAGGAGAATGGTCCAG TTAAAGGTCTTGGCTTGATACCTGGTGTGGTTGGACGTTTTGACTCTTCAAGTGGTCTCAGAGTACCTCATATTGGCTGGAACACTGTGCAAATTACCAAAGACTCTGGAATTTTGGATGACATTGAAGGCCAACATGTCTATTTTGTTCACTCATATCGTGTTCTGCCT TCAGATGCCAATAAAGATTGGATCtcatcaacatgcaactatGGTGAAAGCTTTATTTCTTCTATAACAAGGGGGAATATTCATGCAGTCCAGTTTCACCCGGAAAAGAGTGGAG ATGTTGGGCTTTCCATATTGAGAAAGTTTCTCAATACATCATCTTCAAAGACAAAA AAATTGGCTTGTGGAAAAGCATCAAAACTTGCAAAGAGA GTTATTTCATGCCTTGATGTGAGGACGAACGATAAAGGGGATCTTGTAGTAACCAAAGGAGACCAATATGATGTAAGAGAGCATAGAGATGGAGATGAG GTGAGAAACCTTGGCAAGCCAGTGGAGCTTGCAGGTCAGTATTATAAGGATGGCGCTGATGAG GTTAGTTTTTTAAATATAACAGGCTTCCGTGACTTTCCTTTGGGAGATTTGCCAATGTTACAG GTGCTACGCTGCACATCGGAAAATGTTTTTGTACCACTAACAGTTGGTGGTGGTATAAGAGACTTCACAGATGGAAGTGGAAG GCACTATTCGAGCTTGGAAGTGGCATCAGAATACTTCAGGTCTGGTGCAGATAAGATTTCAATTGGAAGTGATGCAGTTTTAACTGCAGAAGAATATTTAAGAACTGGA GTGAAGACTGGAAAGAGCAGCTTAGAACAAATTTCACGTGTCTATGGAAATCAG GCAGTAGTCGTAAGTATTGATCCTCGCAGAATGTATGTCAGGAGCCCTGATGATGTTGAATTTAAGACTGTAAAAGTGACAACTCCAG GTCCATTTGGAGAAGAATATGCATGGTACCAGTGCACA GTCAGTGGTGGACGTGAAGGTCGACCCATTGGAGCTTATGAGCTTGCAAAAGCTGTTGAAGAACTTGGAGCTGGGGAAATACTACTAAATTGCATTGATTGTGATG GTCAGGGTCAAGGGTTTGATATAGACCTGATCAAGCTGATATCAGAGGCTGTCACAATTCCTGTCATTGCAAGCAGTGGTGCTGGTGCCGTTGAACATTTCTCTGaggtttttaagaaaacaagtgCTTCAGCTGCTCTTGCTGCTGGTATTTTCCATCGCAAGGAG AAACCTTGGTGGAACTGGTTAGCGGACGGACAAGTGTGTTGgaagatttttgtccttttacATGCACTATGA